One genomic region from Pseudoduganella lutea encodes:
- a CDS encoding LysR family transcriptional regulator — MDKLRAMQVFVRIVEANSFTRAAETLGLPRAALTATIKNLEAYLGTTLLQRTTRKLALTPDGADYHAQCVQILDAVVASEQAFRPGAAPRGRLRVDLPDAVGRHVILPHIGGFADAWPELALAFSFSDRLVDLTQQGIDCALRVGDLQDSALVGRPIGSMRFVTCAAPAYLGRHGTPRSIEDLANHQGIVHFSGRTGRPFDWDFIVGGKEVKAHVPGRIAVDNADANVACALQGLGITQAARYQVRGHLERGELVELLADTPPAPMPVSLLYPQGRTAAPKLRVFVEWITARLAGEPDLCLPVINVS; from the coding sequence ATGGACAAACTTCGTGCAATGCAGGTGTTCGTGCGCATCGTCGAAGCCAACAGTTTTACCCGGGCGGCGGAAACGCTGGGCCTGCCGCGCGCGGCGCTGACGGCCACGATCAAGAACCTGGAGGCCTACCTGGGCACCACGCTGCTGCAACGGACCACGCGCAAGCTGGCGCTGACACCCGACGGCGCCGACTACCATGCGCAATGCGTGCAGATCCTCGACGCGGTGGTCGCTTCGGAGCAGGCGTTCCGGCCCGGCGCCGCGCCGCGCGGCAGGCTGCGGGTCGACTTGCCCGATGCCGTCGGCCGCCACGTGATCTTGCCGCACATCGGCGGCTTTGCCGATGCGTGGCCGGAGCTGGCGCTGGCGTTCAGTTTTTCCGACCGCCTCGTCGACCTCACGCAGCAGGGCATCGATTGCGCGCTGCGTGTCGGCGACTTGCAGGATTCGGCGCTGGTCGGGCGGCCTATCGGCAGCATGCGCTTCGTCACGTGCGCGGCGCCGGCCTACCTCGGCCGGCACGGCACGCCGCGGTCAATCGAGGACCTGGCGAATCACCAGGGCATCGTGCACTTTTCCGGTCGCACGGGCCGGCCGTTCGACTGGGATTTCATTGTCGGCGGGAAGGAGGTGAAAGCGCACGTGCCGGGGCGCATCGCGGTCGACAACGCCGATGCCAACGTGGCATGCGCGCTGCAGGGGCTGGGCATCACCCAGGCCGCGCGCTATCAGGTGCGCGGCCACCTCGAGCGGGGTGAACTGGTGGAACTGCTGGCCGATACACCGCCGGCGCCGATGCCCGTGTCGCTGCTGTACCCGCAAGGGCGCACGGCCGCGCCGAAGTTGCGCGTGTTCGTCGAGTGGATCACGGCACGGCTGGCGGGCGAGCCGGACCTTTGCCTGCCTGTCATTAATGTTTCCTGA
- a CDS encoding MFS transporter, protein MTSHEKPHLDHIAPSMVLLLAAAAGLIVANLYYAQTLVGPIAAATGLSADAAGLIVTLTQVGYTLGLLFIVPLGDLLENRRLVVTALAATAVALAVAAFATSAAVFLAAALAIGLGSVAAQILVPFAAHLSHESKRGHTVGKVVSGLLLGIMLARPVASLVADHASWHVVFAGAAVLIALLAVVLRVKLPQRVPHERTSYAKLIGSLWTLFRTTPVLRRRAAYHAGLFGSFSLFWTVVPLALAGPSFGLSQTGIAIFALVGMAGAVASPVAGKLADAGHSLAATAAALGLGIVGFALPLLAPDSHHVALAILVVASIVLDMGVAANLVLGQRAIFTLGAEVRSRLNGLYFAVFFAGGAAGSALGGWMYARHGWHAALLAGMAMPAAALLYWMSEALERAPQRA, encoded by the coding sequence ATGACTTCGCATGAAAAACCGCATCTCGACCATATCGCACCGTCGATGGTGCTGCTGCTGGCGGCGGCGGCCGGGCTGATCGTCGCCAACCTGTACTACGCACAAACGCTGGTGGGGCCGATCGCGGCCGCGACCGGCTTGTCGGCCGATGCCGCCGGGCTCATCGTGACGCTCACGCAGGTCGGCTATACGCTGGGCCTGCTGTTCATCGTGCCGCTGGGCGACCTGCTGGAGAATCGCCGGCTCGTCGTGACGGCGCTGGCCGCGACGGCTGTCGCGCTGGCCGTTGCCGCCTTCGCCACCAGTGCCGCGGTCTTCCTGGCCGCGGCACTGGCGATCGGGCTGGGCTCCGTGGCCGCGCAAATCCTCGTGCCGTTCGCCGCGCACCTGTCGCACGAATCAAAGCGCGGGCATACGGTGGGCAAGGTCGTCAGCGGCCTGCTGCTGGGCATCATGCTGGCGCGGCCGGTGGCCAGCCTCGTTGCCGACCATGCGAGCTGGCACGTGGTATTCGCCGGCGCGGCGGTACTCATCGCGCTGCTCGCCGTCGTGCTGCGGGTGAAACTGCCGCAGCGGGTGCCCCATGAGCGCACGTCGTATGCCAAGCTGATCGGTTCGCTGTGGACGCTGTTCCGCACGACGCCGGTGCTGCGCCGCCGCGCGGCCTACCACGCCGGCCTGTTCGGTTCGTTCAGCCTGTTCTGGACCGTCGTGCCGCTGGCGCTGGCCGGTCCCTCGTTCGGCCTGTCGCAGACGGGCATCGCGATCTTCGCGCTCGTGGGCATGGCGGGGGCGGTCGCGTCGCCGGTCGCCGGCAAGCTGGCCGATGCGGGCCACAGCCTTGCGGCAACGGCGGCCGCGCTGGGGCTGGGCATCGTGGGCTTTGCCCTGCCCTTGCTGGCGCCGGACTCGCACCACGTGGCCCTGGCCATCCTGGTGGTCGCCTCGATCGTGCTGGACATGGGCGTGGCCGCGAACCTGGTGCTGGGCCAGCGCGCGATCTTCACGCTGGGCGCGGAAGTGCGCAGCCGCCTGAACGGCCTGTATTTCGCGGTGTTCTTCGCCGGCGGCGCCGCGGGCTCGGCGCTGGGTGGCTGGATGTATGCCCGCCATGGCTGGCATGCCGCGCTGCTGGCCGGCATGGCGATGCCGGCGGCGGCACTGCTGTACTGGATGAGTGAAGCGCTCGAGCGGGCGCCCCAGCGGGCTTGA